GTTGAAAGCACGTGAGAGCATTGAATACCTTGCTTGCCTTTCCCTTCATATGTTTTGTGATCAGTTGCAGCATTACTGAAACAGTACGGCCATTGACCACAGTTTTCACCCTTTCCCGAGTGAGTGGATGCCGTGTCATGTCAAtgtggtttaaaaaaaaaaaaattagttgcaagtataactgCTTATTAGagcaatgttatatatagttgtggAATTGTCAACGCCGtacaatcgctttaaaaaagagtgggatttataattaaaaagttagtttttttttcatgtgggttacatgttaattcatttttttcaaagtgactgcatgccgcttgcacaaccacgactgtaaatatcatttctcctgcttattaatatgtatattaatttaatataattggttaaaaagtagattttattaaaaataatattaatttaaattttgaatatgaaaaaatcagtattgctgcacagattaatacgtgattttgtttatacgtaacaaaactcaatCTCAAATCAGGGAAAAATCATCGACGATCCTGTAGTCGGTCTTTTGTTTTGCTCtttttaagaataaataaaagaaaacttctaCATAAAAACCTTACACCaaatacttatattttattaatacgtGATTTATTATTTGTGTGCTTCTATCTTAATGTTTAAAGATGtatagatttaaataaaaagataaaaacgtGCATCTTATATTTCTCACATACATGAGATTTCGATCTTCTCTAAAAAATGGTTCTCAATCTAATGaaagagtaaaaatataaagaagttGTTGAAATGAAGGAGCGCGACGTCACGTTCCTTTCATGACTTGTCGAGAATTTTAAATccggcggggggggggggggggggggggtgtatgCATGCCTTCCATAATGTATACagatttcatttattaaacagaATAATTTTAATCAAGATGAAAACTTTTGAAGTTGGAGTAaaaactttataataatttatattttatatacaaaacCAACCAATGAAGCGTCATAATGTAACAATGCATTAATTTTACATTCAACACATTACCTATATGTCTTGTGAGTTTGGGTTCAAACTTCAAACCCATGCCATTAGCCAATGACGTGGGAATGCCATTCATTGGTCTAAGAATTAAAATAAGGAAATTGGAAGGGATATTTTCGGTACCGCTAAACCGGCCTGAACCAAATATTGAAAGCCTAATGATCATAATGTAACTGGCCCACCAAGCGATGAATTTGAAAGATAGCCCAAGTGAGAAAATGGAAATGAGTCAATGCTTACTCTAACGTAACTCTATCTGAATGACATGCAAGAATgccatgccgcattaaatgtgtagatataaaatatagttaagaGATCTCTACAGGAGGCACTGTTTCTAATAGAATGCTCAGATAGTAGTCACACTCACCCACTTGTCATAGGGGACTTGATTTGGGAGAATCACACCGCATTAAACGTGGCGGCATGGTGCCCTATATAGGAGACGAACACCCTTGACACGGGAAATGGAGCCCACCTCGATAGGAAATATAAAAGCTTAATCCCAAATTAGAAATCAAGGCTCTTGCACTATTACATTGAAAATCCTCTCTATCGCTCAGATAACTGATTTAGATATTGAAGGTGTTTAATCACCCATCATGTCTTTACGTTgcttatgtgaaaaattattaaaccCGTGAATTGGTGTACGAAACACATcattagtaaaattattataataaatatccTTGAAAGGTTAAATACAAGTGGTTGAAGTTTGAAttattgaattttgagaaatgtAAGCCGCagctataaaaataacaaaaaatatatttataaatctcTTTTTACATAtctaaaataaatgtttaaacATGACTTTTGTGAAATGTCATAAATGTCaagatattatattttaataaataagtttataaatatatttttactttctcCAAAACATATCAAATTTATGAAttaatttgtttctttaaaaaatcatttacaaGTCACATTTATGTCGAATTTTTTacccaaaaataattaattttcctttttttttttaacaaggtttctctctctctttttagaaTAAATCTACTCAACCCCCAGTTCCCTCACCCCACATCACACTCCTGACGTGGCGAACCCGATTCTTCACACACGTCACTGTTCAATCTCTCGTTTCTCCCTTCTCTCACTCGGCTCCCTACTTTTCCAGTTCTCCCTCTTCTCATAATCAAGACAACGAGCATATAGTCTCTTCTCCTATATCTCTCGACGCCGACGCTAATGCTCATCCCAGCCAGCACCTCAGCAATAAATCAATGCCCTTCAAACCAGCCCCTTCACGTCTCTCACCTATGAAATACCCTAAAATACTTTTTCCTCACCTCTCACCCAGCCCCTTCTTCACATCTCTTTTGCCAAGTTTTGCACCATTCGCTCGGGGTAACTCGCATTCCCATTACCGCAAAGCTTCTCCACCACCATTAAAAGCAATTCTTTGTCTCGCTTGAGCCCGTAATCAATCTCCATCCTCTGAAAAAATTACACCACATCAGTCGACCTCCCGGCACAAATGAGCCTGTCAATGGCAGATTCCAAGATTTTAGACCCAACAAGTACCTCCATTCATGAGGAATTCATGGATCTCCTTGAAATCTTTGCGTCGACCGACGTAATCGACGAAGTAGGACATGGTTAAATCTATGTGAGTGAAACTAGGGTTGGAGATGAGCTAGTGATTATCCCCAGGACCGTACGGCTAGCATCGGGGCAGAGATTGATTGTGAAGAGGACCAAGTAAGGTATTGGATTGATGTGTGAGAAGCTTAGGTGGAATCTTTGGGAGATTGGAAACGGTTCAGACTCAGGGTTTTTTAGTAGTATTGGAGGAGAGGGGGTGGGAAATGGGATCTGGTTCTTGTGGGGTGGATGAGGACGGTGATGAAACAAAAGTTctcaacagagagagagagagagagagagagagagagagagagagagctttatGGGTATTGGCAATAGTGGCAGAGATgggagaagaaggaaatgaGTTTATTGGAGAAAAGAAGCTGTCTTAAAATCCTAGAACTAGATTTGCTATGTGAAGAGTTTGTTTGAAGTTCAAACAGAGGAAGGAGAATAGAGAATTCAGGAAGATGAGAATCCGTTACCTACTTTCATTCTTTGGTCAAAACGcatgttttatattaaaaaataaataaataaataccacgTAGACTAGGTGTGCGGAGGTTGCAAAACAGTAAATGACTGTAGAACGACTACCCTTTTTAATCGAAGTCATAAGTGTCAAACCCGTCTActtcttaaaatttttgaagTGTTTCCGGAGGTAAATCCCGGAAAAGCACCgacaacaaaaaaacaaaaaaaaaaaaagtgacacGAACCGAAGCTAACGTCACTGACTCACAGGACAGCCGCGTGAAATGCACGACCATTACCCACCACGCGTGAAATGATGGGTCCCACTCCCCCATTCGTACCAGTCCCTCAAAGCCGGCGCTCTCACCACAAAACCACCTGACAAATCAGACGTGTCACCAGAATGACCAACCGCACTATCCCACTTCCATCACCGTTCCGTCACGATAGCAATCCACGCGCCAGGTGAAGCATAATCAAGCATTTCCTTTCCCTTCCCTCGCTAACTGAAGTCTAATTTAAGTCCTAAAACACAACTCAACTACGTGTCCGACAACCCAACTTATAACTCCTCCCCCTCCCCTACCCAAACCTTACACCTCCGAAATTaccttttttagttttttacccaatatttttaattaattaacaaaataactaaaataaacgATAATagttaatttgtttatttattaatagtGGAAAACAGTGATATTAGTTTTTAGTTTTCTGAAAGGAAAATAATCTTTGGCTGTATTTGCAGCAGCACCTAGTATTTTGTGAGAAGAAGCAAGCGGAGAGGGAGATTTTAGAGTCTGTAATATTCCATATTTGTTACCTGAACCCCCGCCCCCACCTATCCTCTCTTACCTTTTTCTCTCTATAGcgtctttttctcttcttataGATAAAATCCTGAAAATTTTTCAGGAAGATTGGAGCTCGTAACAACAGAAATCACGTTCTTTCTGTATGTTattgattaatttttataactGTTGATAATTGTGATGCTGATGATCTAAATCCCTCCTTTACCTAATTTATTTTGTCAATCAAAGAAtcaccatatattttttttatcatcattctCATAGAATACACAATCTGAAgagaaattttgaaagaaaacaaaacaatggGTTTCTGAACGGAGGGCTATCAAAACTCCGaagttatctttttttttttttctcccatttCTGCTTAGTATTCGAAATCAACCGGTAGGCGCTGAAAGTTGAAATTGTATTTTGGTATCATCGGAAAAACATGCAAATTGGATCTATTTGCTGAAATCCGATTTTTGATCTAGAATTTTCGGAGTTAAATCATGGCGAAGAAATCCGGGTCGTTGGAATACTGGAGGAATTACTTTCGGACTGCAAATTCTGACATTTTCAACATAATCGACCATGCGATCATGGTGGCGTCTTCGGATTGCCCCAAGGAGTTCAGGTTGCGGAGAGATCGAATAGCCGAGAGGCTTTTCTCGTGCAGATTGACGCGGTGTTCGGGTTGCGACCGGGTCGAGTTGGCGGTGCCCGGAagtgaagaagaaaaggaagatgatgatgatggaaaTTGTAAGAGTAGCCAGTTTGGTAAAGATGGGTGTGCTTTTGAGGCTGGGGCTAGCAAGGAGAGCAAGGTGGATAGCAGTAGAGATGATCAGGGAGAGATGAACATGAACCAGGTTAGCACTTACAGCTATGGAGAAGCTGAGGCATTGACTGATGAGATCGAGGAAGAGTCTCAGATTTTTGATGAGGTCTTGAGGATCAAAGAGATTTTTTATAACAGTGAACAAGAGGTATTTGTCTTCAACAATTTAATTGAAGTAGTATGTTTATCTGCTTTTAGCACTCATGTATTCTCCAATTTTTTAATCTTGGCGTGGCAAAGAAGCGGGGGGTCTTGTAAACTTTGTTGATGAGGAATTAGACTTTAGACCCCTCACCCTGCAGTTTTATGGATCTTTGAAATGTGTTTTGAGTATTTCTTCTTATAAACAATTTTGCTGTTTGTTTGGCCGGTGTGATGAGAATTGGTAACGTTGTTGAGTTTTCTGATGCCTGATTTGTGGTGCTTTTGTTAATGTTGCGACAGTCTGATTCAATCTTGGTTGAATCGTTGACGAGGCTTCAGTTGATGGCTCTGACCGTGGATACTCTGAAGGTTTGATTTGAATCTTTCCTTTAGTCTTTGGATTAGTTTGCCACTTGTTTGGGCAGCAGCAATTGTTCTTTGGTTTCTCATGTTTTCAAAAAGATTTGGATGAGTATTGGGTTGACAAAGTTTTTCCTTGTCAGGCAACTGAGATAGGAAAGGCTGTCAATAGGCTTCGGAAGCATGCATCAAAGCAGATTCGTCAATTTGCACGGACTCTTATAGAGTATGAAATCCTTTTTTCTGGCTAACTGCAGCTCACCTGCCTTTTATGTTTGTTGGAATGATTGAAAGATCAAGTTCAATCATTGCTTTTTGGCATTGAATCTGTGTGTCTTCTTTGGGGTATACTATAAGCCAGATGTTGATTTTTCTAATGCAAGCACACCATATGCTTAATTAAGTACAGCTTACCATTGCCAATTGGAGCAAGCTTTTTACCATTCGTATATTTGTGTCATTAATTAAGGATGACGTATGATACCATTTCGAGTTTGATTGCCGTCAtccatttttgtcatttttttgtaGTCGTCATGCATTCTCATGGTTGTAGACGTAACTTAACCACCCTCTGGTAAACTGCCCTTTTTGTCAGTATGGATTACCTAAACCTGTGTCCAATTCGCATTGTCCACACGACTGTTGATGGTTCTTAGCCCACACATGTTATATTGGTTCTTTAATTGTCTCAGTTTATTTATACTGAGTCTTAATGtcaatgatatattttatcttgattTTGTGGCTTGCAGTGGTTGGAAAGACATGGTAGATGAATGGGTCAGTGCTACAGCTCCAGCTGTTGCAGGTATTGGAGCTGTTTCAGGTATGAATTTGTTTcccaatattttattataacttGAGATGTGTCTGctgttatttctttatttaggtttacttgtaaaaaaacaaaaaaaaaaaaaaattagttttggaAACTGATTATACTCATGAATTAGTAGGTTCGGGAGGTACCCCAGATTCTGTAAATCCGTCTGTTGTCGACGAATATGAGGGGCTTCCATCTCCTCCTCTGGATGGACTTTTCTTTGCTACTCAACCCACTTCAATAGAGCTCTCACAGGTACGCATCCTTTTTCACATTTGTTGAAAGTTATTGGGAAAAGTGTATATTCCTCTAGTGTATTGTTTATGGAACTGACTGGAGTTTGCTTTTTTGGGTGTCCAATAAACTTCACCATGCAAAGTTCTTTGATGGCATGGATGATGATGGAAGTGAGTTTAATTTGCAATATCTTCTGCTTATCTTAAATAGCTTTTGCtatttgcttcttaattaaTGCCTCAGTTCTTAGTTTCATGATGTTAACCCTTGTTTTTCAGATCCTCGAAACAGTGGGGAATTCAGCAAGAATCGTGATTATGGAAGAAAACCAACGCAAGAGTGTCAAAATAATACAAAGCGGAAACAGCAGACACCCAATGTAGCAAATGTGCTGGCCAAGGACAACAAGAGTCATCAAGTAAAGAAACAGGAAGTCGTCCTGAAGCCAAATAAGCCTTCAACCACTGGTTATGGGCCCGGAAGACCTCCCAAAATAAGTACAGAGCAAATGGTCAGTGATGAGACAAAGTCCAAGCAAAAATCTGATAAGGTTGCTATCCACAAGAGGCCAGTGACTGGTCAGCAGAATGTAAGTAAGAATCTCTTTTAGCTTTAAATGTTGTAGTTTTGAGATCTTTCTGATCACTATTTCTTCTTAAACTAGAAATTCAAGTGTTCGGATGAGGTCGCAGACCAAGTGAAACTTGAAGCTACAAAGAGGAAGCTTCAGGAGCGTTATCAACAAGCTGAGAATGGTATGCCTCTTTCAGTATAACATTGATATTCAATGTTTAGCATTATAATCACTTTCACATTAGTTTCATCCAGAAGGCTTTCCTGagttttttcattcttttttatccgggtttttccctttttaggaggggagctgtaaacttttgaaattagGAACTGGAGTAACAAGTCAACACTGGTATAAAGTGTGAGTTTTGGAAATTTTGAATAGCTTAAACTTTGGAAACAATATAACTTAACACTAAAATATCTCGTAACCATTTGTCAAACGTGAGTTGAGAGCCTTGAATGAATCTTTgagtcttttcttttttgacaaGTGAGTCTTGAACAAATCTGACAGTGGATGTAATACATTTATGTTCTACAGCTAAGAGGCAGCGGACGATACAGGTTATGGAGTTGCATGATCTACCTAAGCAGGGGCTTGGTCATAGAAATCCACATGTAAAGCCTGGGAACCAAAACCGGCAATGGTCACATGGACGACGCTAGGGGTTCTTTTTGAATCCCAAAAGCAACTAGGTTTTTCACTTTTCTTCCATAATGAAGTTGGCGGGAAGAACCCTAACAACTCTGGCAAATTCTGGCTTGACCTACCTGAGAATCAACAATGACAAATTCATTCCCCATTGCTGCTGGAGCGGCCAATTCTGATTTGGAGGGAAATCAACGCTTGAAAACTTCTTTTTTGCTAAATTGAATGCATTAAGTTATATAGACTTCTGTCAAAGGGCAGGAAGGCGGTTATAGCTAATGACTCTGAACTGAGTCCTGAGATGAATGTAGTATGTAGAGAACCTTGATCTGCACTTGTTTATTTACACCATGGGTTGTTTTAGCTAGTTTGCACAGAATAAGTGCATTTTCATAAGCTCTTTCCTGTATGTAAACTTTTGGGAATTTATACATAAAGAGGGTGAATGTTCATGCAGATTGCacaaattttatgtttaattggATGCACATTTGATAAAATTCctttttttctagttttgtaTCAAAGTGATTTTCTTGATCAAGCTTGTGCGCATGGGCTTTGCTTCTCTCATGTTTTATTGCGTATACACTATACTATCTATGGATATCTGCATTTGGGACAACCAATCCAATGGCAGAGATGTTGATTGCAAAATACTGAAACAACACGTGAAAATTTGATGCTAAATATGCCGGCTACTTACTGTTTCATTCATGGTGCTGTCTTCTTCGACAAACTTTTCCAGGCATTTCAAACGCGTCGATAGTTTTTcaatacaacaaaaataacaCCTAAAAGTcttaag
This genomic interval from Carya illinoinensis cultivar Pawnee chromosome 10, C.illinoinensisPawnee_v1, whole genome shotgun sequence contains the following:
- the LOC122278111 gene encoding probable mediator of RNA polymerase II transcription subunit 26b isoform X3 — encoded protein: MAKKSGSLEYWRNYFRTANSDIFNIIDHAIMVASSDCPKEFRLRRDRIAERLFSCRLTRCSGCDRVELAVPGSEEEKEDDDDGNCKSSQFGKDGCAFEAGASKESKVDSSRDDQGEMNMNQVSTYSYGEAEALTDEIEEESQIFDEVLRIKEIFYNSEQESDSILVESLTRLQLMALTVDTLKATEIGKAVNRLRKHASKQIRQFARTLIDGWKDMVDEWVSATAPAVAGIGAVSVGSGGTPDSVNPSVVDEYEGLPSPPLDGLFFATQPTSIELSQFFDGMDDDGNPRNSGEFSKNRDYGRKPTQECQNNTKRKQQTPNVANVLAKDNKSHQVKKQEVVLKPNKPSTTGYGPGRPPKISTEQMVSDETKSKQKSDKVAIHKRPVTGQQNKFKCSDEVADQVKLEATKRKLQERYQQAENGGEL
- the LOC122278111 gene encoding probable mediator of RNA polymerase II transcription subunit 26b isoform X1, with protein sequence MAKKSGSLEYWRNYFRTANSDIFNIIDHAIMVASSDCPKEFRLRRDRIAERLFSCRLTRCSGCDRVELAVPGSEEEKEDDDDGNCKSSQFGKDGCAFEAGASKESKVDSSRDDQGEMNMNQVSTYSYGEAEALTDEIEEESQIFDEVLRIKEIFYNSEQESDSILVESLTRLQLMALTVDTLKATEIGKAVNRLRKHASKQIRQFARTLIDGWKDMVDEWVSATAPAVAGIGAVSVGSGGTPDSVNPSVVDEYEGLPSPPLDGLFFATQPTSIELSQFFDGMDDDGNPRNSGEFSKNRDYGRKPTQECQNNTKRKQQTPNVANVLAKDNKSHQVKKQEVVLKPNKPSTTGYGPGRPPKISTEQMVSDETKSKQKSDKVAIHKRPVTGQQNKFKCSDEVADQVKLEATKRKLQERYQQAENAKRQRTIQVMELHDLPKQGLGHRNPHVKPGNQNRQWSHGRR
- the LOC122278111 gene encoding probable mediator of RNA polymerase II transcription subunit 26b isoform X2, producing MAKKSGSLEYWRNYFRTANSDIFNIIDHAIMVASSDCPKEFRLRRDRIAERLFSCRLTRCSGCDRVELAVPGSEEEKEDDDDGNCKSSQFGKDGCAFEAGASKESKVDSSRDDQGEMNMNQVSTYSYGEAEALTDEIEEESQIFDEVLRIKEIFYNSEQESDSILVESLTRLQLMALTVDTLKATEIGKAVNRLRKHASKQIRQFARTLIDGWKDMVDEWVSATAPAVAGIGAVSGSGGTPDSVNPSVVDEYEGLPSPPLDGLFFATQPTSIELSQFFDGMDDDGNPRNSGEFSKNRDYGRKPTQECQNNTKRKQQTPNVANVLAKDNKSHQVKKQEVVLKPNKPSTTGYGPGRPPKISTEQMVSDETKSKQKSDKVAIHKRPVTGQQNKFKCSDEVADQVKLEATKRKLQERYQQAENAKRQRTIQVMELHDLPKQGLGHRNPHVKPGNQNRQWSHGRR